In the genome of Deinococcus reticulitermitis, one region contains:
- a CDS encoding rhodanese-like domain-containing protein, which produces MTYQDIFTTELEGKKRGGARLVDVRERDEYTQGHIPGAVNLPLSELAGREDEIGPNTVLICASGNRSSQAAAYLASQGKTGLLNLSGGTAAWVREGREVKRGEQP; this is translated from the coding sequence ATGACCTACCAGGACATCTTCACCACCGAACTTGAAGGCAAGAAGCGGGGGGGCGCCCGCCTCGTGGACGTGCGCGAGCGCGACGAGTACACCCAGGGCCACATCCCCGGAGCCGTCAACCTGCCCCTGAGCGAGCTCGCCGGGCGCGAAGACGAGATCGGGCCGAACACGGTGCTGATCTGCGCGAGCGGCAACCGCTCCTCGCAGGCAGCCGCCTACCTCGCCTCCCAGGGCAAGACCGGGCTGCTGAACCTCTCCGGCGGCACGGCGGCCTGGGTGCGCGAGGGCCGCGAAGTGAAACGGGGCGAGCAGCCATGA
- a CDS encoding universal stress protein — translation MYRHILVTTDGTDIDHAAVRHAAALTRALGARLTLLHIVPDAHLELGSGNDLSVSAEDTEREWAQAGEHALEEGILDANGTRLTPLQRPARGRDVPHAILEETAELGADLIVMATHGRKGLSHLLLGSVADRVVHDAQVPVLLVRQGTPSQT, via the coding sequence ATGTACAGGCACATCCTCGTGACCACGGACGGCACCGACATCGACCACGCCGCTGTTCGCCACGCCGCCGCCCTCACCCGCGCCCTGGGCGCCCGGCTGACCCTGCTGCACATCGTCCCGGACGCGCACCTGGAGCTGGGCAGCGGCAACGACCTGAGCGTGTCGGCCGAGGACACTGAGCGCGAGTGGGCGCAGGCCGGAGAACACGCCCTGGAAGAAGGCATCCTGGATGCCAACGGCACCCGCCTGACCCCCCTGCAACGTCCGGCCCGTGGACGTGACGTGCCCCACGCGATCCTGGAAGAAACGGCCGAGCTGGGGGCAGACCTGATCGTCATGGCCACGCACGGACGCAAGGGTCTATCCCACCTGCTGCTGGGCAGCGTGGCCGACCGGGTCGTGCATGACGCGCAGGTGCCGGTCTTGCTGGTGCGTCAGGGCACGCCTTCCCAGACCTGA
- a CDS encoding rhodanese-like domain-containing protein, whose translation MFLRFRPVALLALLTACAPAAQDGYTTVSVQDLHTAQQSGEFVLDVRTPAEYVQGHVPGATLLPLQDLPARLNEVPKDRKVYVICRSGSRSAQASQVLTDGGHRNVYNVDGGMLAWEAAGFPTTR comes from the coding sequence ATGTTCTTACGGTTCCGCCCCGTCGCCCTCCTCGCTCTGCTCACCGCCTGCGCCCCCGCCGCGCAAGACGGCTACACCACCGTGAGCGTGCAGGACCTGCACACGGCCCAGCAGTCAGGCGAGTTCGTCCTCGATGTCCGCACGCCCGCCGAGTACGTGCAGGGGCATGTGCCGGGGGCCACCCTGTTGCCCCTCCAGGACCTGCCGGCCCGCCTGAACGAGGTGCCGAAAGACCGCAAGGTCTACGTGATCTGCCGCAGTGGCAGCCGCAGCGCGCAGGCCAGTCAGGTCCTCACGGACGGGGGCCACCGCAATGTCTACAACGTGGACGGCGGCATGCTCGCCTGGGAGGCGGCGGGCTTCCCCACCACCCGGTGA
- a CDS encoding YeeE/YedE family protein encodes MTDLLDVLRSPWPWYVGGPLIGLTVPLLLWLGNKSFGISSNLRHACAILLPESAKPGFFRYDWKKERWNLMFAGGLLLGGFVAGGLLANPEPTRLSAAAMQSVQDLGVQVRPGLVPAELTDLSNPGVWLLLAVSGLLVGFGTRYGGGCTSGHAITGLSTLQGPSLIATISFFVGGILSANLLLPLFMAVIR; translated from the coding sequence ATGACTGACCTGCTTGATGTTCTCCGTTCGCCCTGGCCCTGGTACGTGGGCGGCCCCCTGATCGGCCTGACGGTGCCGCTGCTGCTGTGGCTGGGCAACAAGTCGTTCGGCATCTCGTCGAACCTGCGTCACGCCTGCGCCATCTTGCTGCCCGAGTCGGCCAAGCCCGGCTTCTTCCGCTACGACTGGAAAAAGGAGCGCTGGAACCTGATGTTCGCGGGCGGGCTGCTGCTGGGCGGCTTCGTGGCGGGCGGGCTACTCGCCAACCCCGAACCCACCCGGCTGAGCGCGGCGGCGATGCAGTCGGTGCAGGACCTGGGCGTGCAGGTGCGCCCCGGCCTAGTGCCCGCCGAGCTGACCGATCTGTCTAACCCCGGCGTGTGGCTCCTGCTGGCTGTCTCCGGACTGCTCGTGGGCTTCGGCACCCGCTATGGGGGCGGCTGCACTTCCGGGCACGCGATCACCGGCCTCTCGACCCTGCAAGGCCCTTCGCTGATCGCCACCATCTCGTTCTTTGTGGGGGGCATCCTCAGCGCGAACCTCCTTCTCCCCCTCTTCATGGCGGTGATCCGGTGA
- a CDS encoding metal-sensitive transcriptional regulator translates to MTATVPVSDHQAEKTKILNRLRRLEGQLRGLQKMVEEEKSCVEVMSLYASAKSALEATGDVILETYVEMCQAREEKPADLVRLLKLAR, encoded by the coding sequence ATGACTGCGACCGTGCCCGTCAGTGACCATCAAGCCGAGAAGACCAAGATCCTCAACCGCCTGCGCCGCCTGGAGGGGCAGCTGCGTGGCCTTCAGAAGATGGTGGAGGAGGAAAAGAGCTGCGTGGAGGTGATGAGCCTGTATGCCAGCGCCAAGAGTGCCCTGGAGGCCACCGGGGACGTGATTCTGGAGACCTACGTGGAGATGTGCCAGGCCCGTGAGGAAAAGCCCGCCGACCTCGTGCGGCTGCTCAAGCTGGCCCGGTGA
- a CDS encoding YeeE/YedE family protein → MTTTKIPGVHTESTSGTRAATGLFVYLLAGLYFGVVLVKSEAASWYRIQEMFRFESFHMFGLMGSAVLTGMVTTALLRRSGAKSRDGQTISVTPKEKGWRRYVLGGLTFGVGWGLSGLCPGPIFTLLGSGVWPILIVLAFALLGTYLYGAFKDRLPH, encoded by the coding sequence GTGACCACGACCAAGATTCCCGGCGTTCATACCGAGTCAACCTCTGGCACCCGCGCGGCGACTGGCCTGTTCGTCTACCTGCTCGCGGGCCTGTACTTCGGCGTCGTGCTCGTCAAATCCGAGGCGGCGAGCTGGTACCGCATTCAGGAGATGTTCCGCTTCGAGTCTTTCCACATGTTCGGCCTGATGGGGTCGGCGGTGCTGACCGGCATGGTCACGACTGCGCTGCTGCGGCGCTCGGGGGCCAAAAGCCGCGACGGACAGACGATCTCGGTAACGCCCAAGGAGAAGGGCTGGCGGCGCTACGTGCTCGGCGGCCTGACCTTCGGGGTGGGCTGGGGACTGTCGGGCCTGTGCCCGGGGCCCATCTTCACCCTGCTGGGGTCAGGCGTGTGGCCCATCCTGATCGTGCTCGCCTTTGCGCTGCTCGGCACCTACCTCTACGGCGCGTTCAAAGACCGCCTCCCTCACTGA
- a CDS encoding diguanylate cyclase domain-containing protein, whose amino-acid sequence MAPLASRDALTRLPTRTAFDADLLQRLSAGENCTLLLCDLDYLKLINDTFGHLAGDEALQALAEALQTEVPPGGQVYRLGGDEFAVLARESVAALAGWGQGVIQRLSERPDRPLRVSMGIAAWQPGQGGSQALFALADARLYAAKRLGRGRVVHEDVDPALGPGGGRARLLERDEARVQTVAFFQRGRSVPGTRLTVQAAPGGGLSAFLCEADLIAQLLGYQTLHVRGDPQRAARQHDLWEGAALNGVPLRGPLEAALREGRSAAPLAVLLEAPDDLSAAGLAELAPVLAGAQAVMMGQAAGPAHAAGPQRLTLAPLTDRAILALAEAQVGPLGEGGMAWLLRQVQGLPARLGPLLSALRLEAELRAQSVSSLTQGPPQDWEGAVARHVPSARPVPQPHLYGRAPEVREAARRLHGHALLTLTGPAGRGKTRLARQLLAELGGSWPGGAHEVSLRGVRLPEVALARISEVLLGTAVAPVTVETLTQLLRRRPTLLLLDDAAPSALPARVLEAVLAQSPSTRIIVTGHAPMGVRGEASLALAPLPDAHLRAALAAQVTPTDRAEEVDLDALDFLTRYAAGEPDTLTALLPLVGMFGLTGAAKHLERSGRSRQASAGPWPELGPPERRVLAALSTFDGPFDLSWAGEVSGGSSFLLSALIHRQMLLPVGGGLYRLPEQLLNRSQAHLRRHPATCRRAQERGLSHAQATLQAYPPESAAWFSHLDTHYPTLRALLAGRLRVPTPPGPALVRILLHLTPYRLARAYLYDAREDLSSALQGLSSGAHEPDPALRPALHLALASTLQRLGDHAQAYALASGAREQAETLGNLPLLAAGLLTEARILHRRSAYAEAHALYARVHSEVQGAGRPHLLVQALGGMARTAIYTGELNRAQEHVQEALREAASLDRPRLRAELLNTAGLIATERRDLGAAQALMEQALALHETYGGRAGQTLNLTGLAWVALLRGDFALSVQHSGRVLQQAQDSGQSWEIANALVNLGHALARLGQLDEARARHQEAARRAAQCDAPSVVAEALGGLADVLARQHQLGEARALLDFTLAHPGANAEVHSFFAPLRRTLADQSPAPLSAELLALLGGIEGNVVHGKLQGSGHGPGEAQGAGGDGSLSALAPRSRA is encoded by the coding sequence ATGGCGCCGCTTGCGAGCCGGGACGCACTCACCCGGTTACCCACCCGCACCGCATTTGACGCGGACCTCCTCCAGCGTCTCTCGGCCGGGGAGAACTGCACGCTGCTGCTGTGTGACCTGGACTACCTCAAGTTGATCAACGATACCTTCGGGCATCTGGCGGGCGATGAGGCGCTGCAGGCCCTGGCTGAGGCCCTGCAGACGGAGGTTCCCCCTGGCGGGCAGGTGTACCGGCTGGGCGGCGACGAGTTCGCCGTGCTCGCGCGCGAGTCCGTGGCCGCCCTCGCGGGGTGGGGCCAGGGGGTCATTCAGCGGCTGAGCGAAAGGCCAGACCGGCCGCTGCGCGTGAGCATGGGGATCGCCGCATGGCAGCCGGGCCAAGGCGGGTCCCAGGCCCTGTTTGCGCTGGCCGACGCCCGGCTGTACGCGGCCAAGCGCCTGGGCCGGGGGCGGGTGGTGCACGAGGACGTGGACCCGGCGCTGGGACCCGGGGGCGGTCGTGCCCGGCTGCTGGAACGGGACGAGGCCCGGGTCCAGACGGTGGCCTTTTTTCAGCGGGGGCGGTCGGTGCCCGGCACCCGCCTGACCGTGCAGGCCGCTCCTGGTGGGGGGCTGAGCGCGTTTCTGTGCGAGGCGGACCTGATCGCGCAGCTCCTGGGGTATCAGACGCTGCACGTGCGGGGAGACCCCCAGCGGGCCGCCCGCCAGCATGACCTCTGGGAAGGCGCGGCCCTAAACGGTGTGCCCCTCAGGGGACCCCTCGAAGCGGCGCTGCGGGAGGGACGGAGCGCCGCTCCCCTGGCCGTCCTGCTCGAAGCGCCTGATGACCTCAGTGCTGCTGGTCTGGCTGAACTCGCGCCCGTTCTGGCCGGAGCGCAGGCCGTCATGATGGGTCAGGCCGCTGGGCCGGCACACGCGGCGGGGCCGCAGCGGCTGACCCTGGCGCCGCTCACGGACCGGGCCATTCTGGCGCTGGCCGAGGCCCAGGTCGGGCCGCTGGGTGAAGGGGGCATGGCGTGGCTGCTGCGGCAGGTGCAGGGCCTGCCCGCCCGGCTCGGGCCGCTGCTCTCGGCGCTGCGGCTCGAAGCGGAACTGCGCGCTCAGAGCGTGTCGTCGCTGACCCAGGGCCCTCCCCAGGACTGGGAGGGGGCGGTCGCGCGGCATGTGCCGTCGGCGCGGCCGGTCCCCCAGCCCCACCTGTATGGCCGCGCCCCCGAGGTCAGGGAGGCGGCGCGCCGGCTACACGGGCACGCGCTGCTGACCCTCACCGGACCCGCCGGACGGGGCAAAACACGTCTCGCGCGGCAACTGCTCGCCGAACTGGGGGGGAGTTGGCCGGGCGGCGCCCACGAAGTTTCGCTGCGCGGCGTGCGGCTGCCCGAGGTGGCCCTGGCCCGGATCAGTGAGGTGCTGCTCGGCACGGCGGTCGCCCCCGTGACGGTGGAAACCCTGACCCAGCTGCTGAGACGGCGCCCCACCCTGCTGCTGCTCGACGACGCCGCGCCCTCTGCCCTTCCAGCCAGGGTGCTCGAAGCCGTGCTGGCGCAGAGTCCGAGCACCCGCATCATCGTGACGGGGCACGCGCCCATGGGCGTGCGGGGTGAAGCTTCCCTGGCGCTCGCTCCTCTGCCGGACGCCCACCTGAGGGCCGCCCTCGCCGCGCAGGTCACCCCCACGGACCGGGCCGAAGAGGTGGACCTTGACGCCCTGGACTTCCTGACCCGGTACGCGGCGGGTGAACCCGACACCCTGACCGCCCTGCTGCCCCTCGTCGGGATGTTCGGTTTGACGGGCGCGGCCAAGCACCTGGAGCGCAGCGGGCGGTCGCGGCAGGCCAGCGCCGGTCCCTGGCCGGAACTCGGCCCGCCGGAACGGCGCGTGCTCGCGGCCCTGAGTACCTTCGACGGTCCCTTCGACCTGTCCTGGGCCGGGGAAGTGTCGGGGGGCTCATCGTTCCTGCTCTCCGCGCTGATTCACCGCCAGATGCTGTTGCCCGTGGGCGGCGGGCTCTACCGCCTTCCCGAGCAACTCCTCAACCGCAGTCAGGCCCATCTCCGTCGGCATCCTGCCACCTGCAGGCGTGCCCAGGAACGCGGGCTGAGTCATGCCCAGGCCACCTTGCAGGCCTATCCGCCGGAAAGTGCGGCGTGGTTCAGCCATCTGGACACCCACTACCCCACCTTGCGGGCCCTGCTTGCCGGACGGCTGCGTGTCCCCACGCCGCCCGGCCCAGCCCTGGTGCGCATCCTGCTGCACCTCACGCCCTATCGCCTGGCCCGCGCCTACCTGTACGACGCCCGCGAGGACCTGTCCTCAGCCCTCCAGGGGCTTTCCAGCGGCGCACACGAACCCGACCCCGCGCTGCGCCCGGCCCTGCACCTCGCGCTCGCGTCCACCCTGCAGCGGCTCGGAGACCACGCGCAGGCCTACGCCCTGGCGAGCGGGGCCCGCGAGCAGGCCGAGACCTTGGGCAATCTGCCCCTGCTGGCGGCGGGCCTCCTCACCGAGGCGCGCATCCTGCACCGCCGCAGCGCCTACGCCGAAGCGCACGCCCTGTATGCTCGTGTCCACAGCGAGGTCCAGGGGGCCGGACGCCCGCACCTGCTCGTCCAGGCCCTGGGGGGCATGGCCCGCACCGCGATCTACACGGGAGAACTGAACCGCGCGCAGGAGCACGTGCAAGAGGCGCTGCGAGAGGCCGCCTCGCTGGACCGCCCTCGTCTGCGCGCCGAGCTGCTGAACACGGCCGGATTGATCGCGACCGAACGTCGCGACCTCGGCGCCGCACAGGCGCTGATGGAGCAGGCCCTGGCGCTGCACGAGACCTACGGCGGACGCGCGGGCCAGACCCTGAACCTGACCGGGCTGGCCTGGGTCGCGCTGCTGCGTGGCGACTTCGCCCTGAGTGTTCAGCACAGCGGGCGGGTGCTGCAACAGGCGCAGGACTCGGGGCAAAGCTGGGAGATCGCCAACGCGCTCGTCAACCTCGGGCACGCCCTGGCCCGGCTCGGCCAGCTGGATGAGGCGCGCGCCCGCCATCAGGAAGCCGCGCGCCGCGCCGCGCAGTGTGACGCGCCCTCGGTCGTGGCCGAGGCGCTGGGAGGCCTGGCCGACGTTCTGGCGCGCCAGCACCAGCTGGGCGAGGCCCGCGCCCTGCTGGACTTCACCCTGGCCCACCCCGGCGCCAACGCCGAAGTTCACAGTTTTTTCGCCCCGCTGCGCCGCACGCTTGCCGATCAGTCCCCCGCACCCCTGTCCGCAGAGTTGCTGGCCCTGCTGGGAGGAATCGAGGGGAACGTGGTTCATGGGAAACTCCAGGGGTCAGGTCACGGCCCCGGTGAGGCTCAGGGGGCAGGCGGCGACGGTTCGCTCAGTGCACTGGCCCCTCGCAGCAGGGCCTGA
- a CDS encoding TlpA family protein disulfide reductase codes for MNLTPDALHLGPLVLAWDRLALLLALGTWLGTAPSRHAGTAALVALITARLAAAWPHWAELAPTFAGRVLTVLDVRAGEWIWPAGVAAGLAYLLTHLRRWPPALTRGLLLSAVAAALPLLLRPAPQSTLNADHVTVTWVSGAGETATLPFADLPRPAVVNVWATWCGPCRAELPVLARALAAGEPVVLINAGEDPAQVHAFLSGLGVQAPTFVDGGELRQALQVSGYPSTFVLDRAGQVAARHLGPVDAPQLQALLRGASALSEPSPPAP; via the coding sequence GTGAACCTCACGCCGGACGCCCTGCACCTCGGCCCGCTGGTGCTCGCCTGGGACCGGCTGGCGCTGCTGCTCGCCCTGGGCACCTGGCTGGGCACCGCGCCCTCTCGGCACGCGGGCACGGCCGCGCTCGTGGCCCTGATCACGGCCCGGCTGGCCGCCGCCTGGCCGCACTGGGCCGAGCTGGCCCCCACCTTTGCCGGGCGCGTGCTGACCGTGCTCGACGTCCGGGCCGGGGAGTGGATATGGCCCGCCGGGGTCGCCGCTGGCCTGGCCTACCTGCTCACGCACCTGCGGCGCTGGCCGCCTGCCCTGACGCGCGGACTGCTGCTGAGCGCCGTGGCGGCGGCCCTCCCGCTGCTGCTGCGTCCGGCTCCCCAGTCCACCCTGAACGCCGACCACGTGACGGTGACCTGGGTCTCCGGCGCGGGCGAGACGGCAACCCTGCCCTTTGCCGACCTGCCCCGGCCCGCCGTCGTGAACGTCTGGGCGACCTGGTGCGGTCCCTGCCGCGCGGAACTGCCGGTGCTGGCCCGCGCCCTGGCCGCCGGGGAGCCGGTCGTGCTGATCAACGCCGGGGAGGACCCGGCGCAGGTGCACGCGTTTCTGAGCGGCCTCGGCGTTCAGGCCCCGACCTTCGTGGATGGGGGAGAGCTGCGGCAGGCCCTGCAGGTCAGTGGCTATCCCAGCACCTTCGTCCTGGACCGCGCGGGGCAGGTCGCCGCCCGCCACCTCGGACCGGTCGACGCGCCTCAGCTTCAGGCCCTGCTGCGAGGGGCCAGTGCACTGAGCGAACCGTCGCCGCCTGCCCCCTGA
- a CDS encoding MBL fold metallo-hydrolase, whose amino-acid sequence MYFKRFYDTDLAQASYMVGCQKTGECLVVDPIRDIAQYLEEAKAEKLRVTHVTETHIHADYLSGSRELAKATGAKLLLSDEGGEGWQYTYDDGHQKLHDGDTFRVGNVRIDVLHTPGHTPEHLSFLVTDTPRGDTPSMILSGDFVFVGDLGRPDLLDEAAGGQDTRYVGAKQMFASLRDKFLTLPDYVQVWPGHGSGSACGKALGAVPTTTVGYERALSWWGKLVEKGDEEGFTRELLEGQPDAPLYYGRMKTENRDGPALLGEVAPLKELSAGDVKAKLAAGARLIDTRKKEEHHAGAPVGSVNIPDGGTLETWSGWLLTPERELILLAPEDRAEALRRKLWMVGLDNVVGFLPGAEGLETAPAQPIPASELPQHEGALILDVRAKTEYEEGHIPGARQLHAGRLPWRLDTLSRDREIVVHCQGGARSAAAASLLRAEGFNVTELAGGYDAWAKAQKESQNA is encoded by the coding sequence ATGTACTTCAAACGCTTCTACGACACGGACCTCGCGCAGGCGTCCTACATGGTCGGCTGCCAGAAGACCGGCGAATGCCTGGTGGTCGATCCCATCCGCGACATCGCCCAGTACCTCGAAGAGGCGAAGGCCGAGAAACTGCGCGTCACCCACGTCACCGAGACCCACATCCACGCCGACTACCTCTCTGGGAGCCGCGAGCTGGCGAAGGCCACCGGCGCAAAGCTCCTGCTCTCCGACGAGGGCGGCGAGGGCTGGCAGTACACCTACGACGACGGTCACCAGAAGCTCCACGACGGCGACACCTTCAGGGTGGGCAACGTCCGCATCGACGTGCTGCACACGCCCGGCCACACGCCCGAGCACCTCAGCTTCCTGGTCACCGATACCCCCCGGGGCGACACGCCCTCCATGATCCTGAGCGGCGACTTCGTGTTCGTGGGCGACCTGGGCCGCCCCGACCTGCTCGACGAGGCGGCGGGCGGGCAGGACACCCGTTACGTGGGCGCGAAGCAGATGTTCGCCTCGCTGCGCGACAAGTTCCTCACCCTGCCCGACTACGTGCAGGTGTGGCCCGGCCACGGCTCGGGGAGTGCCTGCGGCAAGGCGCTGGGCGCGGTGCCCACCACGACGGTCGGCTACGAGCGGGCGCTGAGCTGGTGGGGCAAGCTCGTGGAGAAGGGCGACGAGGAGGGCTTCACGCGGGAACTCCTCGAAGGCCAGCCCGACGCCCCGCTGTACTACGGGCGCATGAAGACGGAAAACCGCGACGGCCCCGCCCTGTTGGGTGAAGTGGCCCCGCTGAAGGAACTCAGCGCCGGGGACGTGAAGGCAAAGCTCGCCGCCGGTGCCCGTCTGATCGACACCCGCAAGAAGGAGGAGCACCACGCCGGGGCGCCCGTGGGCAGCGTGAATATCCCCGACGGCGGCACCCTGGAAACGTGGTCCGGCTGGCTGCTGACCCCGGAGCGCGAGCTGATTCTGCTCGCTCCCGAGGACCGCGCCGAAGCGCTGCGCCGCAAGCTGTGGATGGTGGGCCTGGACAACGTCGTCGGCTTCCTCCCGGGCGCCGAGGGCCTGGAGACCGCCCCCGCCCAGCCCATCCCGGCGAGCGAGCTGCCGCAGCACGAAGGCGCCCTGATTCTCGACGTGCGGGCCAAGACCGAGTACGAGGAGGGCCACATCCCCGGAGCGCGGCAACTGCACGCCGGACGCCTCCCCTGGCGCCTCGACACCCTGTCGCGTGACCGCGAGATCGTCGTGCACTGCCAGGGCGGGGCACGCAGCGCCGCCGCCGCCAGCCTGCTGCGGGCCGAGGGCTTCAACGTCACCGAACTCGCCGGGGGCTACGACGCTTGGGCGAAGGCGCAGAAGGAAAGCCAGAACGCCTGA
- a CDS encoding sulfite exporter TauE/SafE family protein, with protein MIFAWIGAALIGLSLGLLGSGGSILTVPVLVYLVGEPEKLAIAESLAIVGGISLVGAIPYALGRQIDWRSVLWFGVPGVVGTFLGAALSVYLSGVVQLLLFAVVMLLAAVMMFRPAKAQPEGQSVHKRSPLKIGAEGLGVGVLTGLVGVGGGFLIIPALVLLGGLPMGLAVGTSLLIIAAKSFAGFFKYTQVLTEQNLSMHWNLILIFTAIGILGSFLGARVGKRVSNESLRKGFAGFLVVMGLYVLATNIPKVLAPPAAQAAHRP; from the coding sequence ATGATCTTCGCCTGGATCGGCGCGGCGCTCATCGGGCTAAGCCTCGGCCTGCTGGGGTCGGGCGGGTCCATCCTGACCGTGCCAGTACTGGTCTACCTCGTCGGCGAGCCGGAGAAGCTGGCGATTGCCGAGTCGCTTGCCATCGTGGGCGGCATCAGCCTGGTGGGGGCGATTCCCTACGCGCTGGGGCGGCAGATCGACTGGCGCTCGGTGCTCTGGTTCGGCGTGCCCGGCGTCGTCGGCACCTTTCTGGGCGCGGCTCTGAGCGTGTATCTCAGCGGCGTGGTGCAACTGCTGCTCTTCGCCGTGGTGATGCTGCTCGCCGCCGTGATGATGTTCCGGCCCGCGAAGGCCCAGCCGGAGGGCCAGTCGGTCCATAAGCGCTCGCCGCTCAAGATCGGCGCAGAGGGGCTGGGTGTCGGCGTCCTGACCGGGCTGGTGGGTGTGGGCGGGGGCTTTCTGATCATCCCGGCGCTGGTGCTGCTGGGCGGACTGCCCATGGGCCTCGCGGTGGGCACCAGCCTGCTGATCATCGCGGCCAAGAGCTTTGCGGGCTTTTTCAAATACACCCAGGTGCTCACCGAGCAGAACCTCAGCATGCACTGGAACCTCATCCTGATCTTCACGGCCATCGGTATCCTGGGCAGCTTTCTGGGAGCGCGGGTCGGCAAGAGGGTGTCCAACGAGAGCCTCCGAAAAGGCTTCGCGGGGTTCCTGGTTGTGATGGGTCTGTATGTGCTGGCCACGAATATACCGAAGGTGCTCGCGCCCCCAGCGGCGCAGGCCGCACACCGGCCCTGA